One genomic region from Azospirillaceae bacterium encodes:
- a CDS encoding response regulator yields the protein MRILIVEDDAIIAMGLAEGLREEGLEVVGPVHSVADALQALAADTPDAAVLDVRLKRGGGSDIAASLRAQGVPFIWLTGLLPENFDTFGAPVLHKPTPLEDLANALRALPVRLPADNRPG from the coding sequence ATGCGCATCCTGATTGTGGAAGACGATGCCATCATTGCGATGGGTTTAGCCGAAGGCCTGCGCGAAGAAGGCCTCGAGGTCGTCGGCCCGGTCCACTCCGTCGCCGACGCGCTTCAGGCCCTGGCCGCGGACACCCCGGACGCGGCCGTGCTGGATGTGCGGCTGAAAAGGGGCGGCGGTTCGGACATTGCGGCCAGCCTGCGCGCCCAGGGCGTGCCGTTCATCTGGCTAACCGGACTGCTGCCCGAGAACTTCGACACGTTCGGGGCACCTGTGCTGCACAAGCCCACTCCCTTGGAGGATCTGGCCAACGCGTTGCGCGCGCTTCCGGTCCGGCTCCCGGCTGACAATCGGCCCGGCTGA
- a CDS encoding MBL fold metallo-hydrolase: MRIHHLSCGTMCPLGGHLMDGVTPGFGPATLVCHCLLIETAQGLVLVDTGLGLGDASMPLDRLDPFYVKLLRLQRDPGRTAARQVERLGFRTTDVRHIVLTHLDFDHAGGLEDFPQARVHVFEDELRAANWRDGYVGKARYRPRQWDGVPWHTYKPRGEPWFGFPTVRALDGLPPEVLMVPLIGHTRGHCGVAVDTGNGWLLNAGDAYFHHTEMDLSHPRCPAGLRVYQKLMEVDRTARRANQERLRDLLRSHGGDVTVFCGHDRTEFERLSTPVQPPANEPGTPGATASARAS; the protein is encoded by the coding sequence ATGCGCATCCACCACCTGAGCTGCGGCACCATGTGCCCGTTGGGCGGGCACCTGATGGACGGGGTCACGCCCGGCTTCGGCCCGGCCACTCTGGTCTGCCATTGCCTTCTGATCGAGACGGCGCAGGGTCTGGTCCTGGTCGACACCGGGCTCGGGCTGGGCGATGCGTCCATGCCGCTCGACCGCCTCGACCCGTTCTATGTGAAACTCCTGCGCCTCCAGCGCGACCCCGGGCGCACCGCCGCCCGGCAGGTGGAGCGGCTGGGTTTCCGGACCACGGACGTCCGGCACATCGTCCTCACCCATCTGGATTTCGATCATGCCGGCGGCTTGGAGGACTTCCCCCAGGCCCGCGTCCACGTGTTCGAGGACGAGTTGCGTGCGGCCAATTGGCGCGATGGCTACGTGGGCAAGGCCCGCTACCGGCCCCGGCAGTGGGACGGTGTTCCCTGGCACACCTACAAGCCGCGGGGCGAGCCCTGGTTCGGCTTCCCAACCGTGCGCGCGCTCGACGGGCTCCCCCCCGAAGTGCTGATGGTGCCGTTGATCGGACACACGCGTGGGCATTGCGGGGTGGCCGTGGACACCGGCAACGGGTGGCTGCTGAATGCCGGCGATGCCTATTTCCACCACACCGAAATGGATCTGTCGCATCCCCGCTGCCCGGCCGGCCTGCGCGTCTATCAGAAGTTGATGGAGGTGGACCGCACGGCCCGACGGGCCAACCAGGAACGGCTGCGTGACCTGCTGCGGTCCCACGGCGGCGACGTGACGGTGTTCTGCGGCCACGACCGGACCGAGTTCGAACGGCTGTCCACCCCGGTCCAACCGCCGGCCAACGAGCCGGGCACGCCGGGCGCCACCGCATCGGCCCGTGCATCCTGA
- a CDS encoding low molecular weight protein-tyrosine-phosphatase: MFGVLFVCTGNICRSPTAEGVFRVLAAESGLGALVGTGSAGTHDYHVGEPPDPRSQAVAARHGIDISGQRARLLAASDFSRHELLVAMDRGHEAVLRRRCPPDRADRIRLFMDYLPGEGLRDVPDPYYGKAADFERAFDLIARGARAIVEEVRLRLG; encoded by the coding sequence ATGTTCGGTGTCCTGTTCGTTTGCACGGGCAATATCTGCCGTTCGCCCACGGCCGAAGGCGTGTTCCGGGTCCTGGCCGCCGAGAGCGGATTGGGGGCGCTGGTGGGCACGGGTTCGGCCGGGACCCACGACTATCATGTCGGCGAGCCGCCGGACCCGCGGTCGCAGGCCGTGGCCGCCCGCCACGGCATCGACATCTCGGGCCAGCGCGCGCGCCTGCTGGCGGCTTCGGACTTCTCCCGCCACGAACTGCTGGTTGCCATGGACCGGGGGCACGAGGCGGTCCTGCGCCGCCGGTGTCCCCCCGACCGGGCCGACCGCATCCGCCTGTTCATGGACTACCTGCCCGGCGAGGGGCTGCGCGACGTGCCCGACCCCTATTACGGGAAGGCCGCGGATTTCGAGCGCGCCTTCGACCTGATCGCACGCGGGGCACGGGCGATCGTGGAAGAGGTGCGCCTGCGCCTGGGTTGA